A genome region from Chryseobacterium sp. G0186 includes the following:
- a CDS encoding efflux RND transporter periplasmic adaptor subunit — protein sequence MKTYIIPALIILSLIACSKKEGEKTNQAQKGFELSNTMLKSISVAKVEKKNIEDEYSFYGKISADKNSYIDVYPLVGGNVMSVNVELGDYVKKGQVLATIRSTELAEIQKDVSDAKTDMVVAKNNLRVAKELYEGKLNTERDVLEAKSQLQKAEDQLQRATAVSTVYNVKTGNIYSVVAPINGYIVQKSINKDMQLRSDRSDNIFDVANTTNVWAIMNVNESDIDKIHLGMRAQVSTLSYPDKFFDGKIDKIFKIIDPQTNAMQARVVLDNANGLLIPESKATIKVSSLESNAMLTVPSKSVIFDDNKSFVVVFKSRTDVKIREVKVSKQVGDVTYIADGLKDGEEVITNNQLLIYRSLNS from the coding sequence ATGAAAACTTATATTATTCCGGCATTGATAATCTTATCATTAATAGCCTGCTCAAAAAAAGAGGGAGAAAAAACAAATCAGGCCCAAAAAGGCTTTGAACTTAGCAATACCATGTTGAAGTCTATTTCTGTAGCAAAAGTTGAAAAAAAGAATATAGAGGATGAATACAGCTTTTACGGAAAAATTTCTGCGGATAAAAACAGCTATATCGATGTTTATCCATTGGTAGGAGGAAACGTAATGAGTGTAAATGTAGAATTGGGGGATTATGTGAAAAAGGGTCAGGTACTGGCAACCATCAGAAGTACGGAGCTTGCGGAAATTCAAAAGGATGTAAGCGATGCAAAAACGGATATGGTGGTGGCAAAAAATAATCTTCGTGTTGCCAAGGAGCTTTATGAAGGAAAACTGAATACAGAAAGAGATGTTCTGGAGGCAAAGAGTCAGTTGCAGAAAGCAGAGGATCAGTTACAGAGAGCAACAGCAGTAAGTACGGTCTATAATGTTAAGACAGGAAATATATACAGTGTTGTAGCCCCAATTAACGGATATATTGTTCAGAAAAGTATCAATAAAGATATGCAGTTAAGAAGTGACCGAAGCGATAATATCTTTGATGTTGCGAATACTACCAATGTCTGGGCGATCATGAATGTGAATGAATCAGATATTGATAAGATCCACCTTGGAATGAGAGCGCAGGTTTCCACACTTTCTTATCCGGATAAATTTTTTGACGGAAAAATTGATAAAATATTTAAAATCATCGATCCGCAAACCAATGCCATGCAGGCAAGGGTAGTACTGGATAACGCCAATGGCTTATTGATTCCTGAAAGTAAAGCAACCATAAAAGTTTCCAGTCTGGAAAGTAATGCCATGCTGACTGTTCCTTCCAAGTCTGTGATTTTTGATGATAACAAAAGCTTTGTAGTGGTCTTTAAATCAAGAACAGATGTGAAAATTCGGGAAGTTAAAGTCTCAAAACAGGTGGGTGATGTTACCTACATTGCAGATGGTCTTAAAGATGGGGAAGAAGTAATTACTAATAACCAGCTCCTGATATATCGTTCTTTGAACAGCTGA
- a CDS encoding TolC family protein, which translates to MNRIAVLCLAISSFMAAQQQMSLLDCEEAFQKNNLQLLAEQYNINMADADILQAKIWELPQLSGQFNAYNPEGKKFFDVGHSKGAGITQLIYMGGKKKNEIAFAKSNKELAQLQFSQLLVDLKTQLHSAYFNLYYEKLKLENTDKQLGYMNDLLNAYRVQSAKGNVSLKDAVRLQSLVIQLNHDKLEINKNILEFEQNLKVLTGISEDIEPLMSEAEAKEALAVQPFGEEEELKSKALENNADYRYNLKLIDNSKLYAQWQKSLNIPDLNLGAAWDQAGGTFHNEANLTLGIPLPLWKANQGNVEKANYAIQQNQKNADFQKLTLETKVQSAYKTWKAQYNQLLDIKTTDLQNMDLVYNGMVTNFRKGNVNLIEFTDFMDSYRETALQIYDMKNEIMQSAEQLNQLVQTKIFY; encoded by the coding sequence ATGAACAGAATTGCAGTGCTGTGTCTTGCCATTTCCTCATTCATGGCAGCACAACAGCAAATGTCTCTTTTGGATTGCGAAGAAGCATTTCAGAAGAACAACTTACAGCTGCTTGCCGAACAATACAACATCAATATGGCCGATGCTGATATTCTGCAGGCTAAAATCTGGGAACTCCCACAGCTGAGCGGCCAGTTCAATGCCTACAACCCGGAGGGTAAAAAGTTTTTTGACGTTGGGCATTCCAAGGGAGCAGGGATTACTCAGTTAATTTATATGGGGGGCAAAAAGAAAAATGAAATTGCTTTTGCAAAATCCAATAAAGAATTAGCGCAACTTCAATTTTCACAACTTCTTGTAGATTTGAAAACTCAATTACATTCTGCTTACTTCAATCTTTACTACGAGAAATTGAAGCTTGAAAATACGGATAAGCAACTAGGGTATATGAATGACCTTTTAAATGCTTATCGTGTACAGTCGGCAAAAGGTAATGTCTCTCTTAAAGATGCTGTAAGACTCCAAAGTCTTGTCATACAGCTGAACCACGACAAACTTGAAATTAACAAGAATATTCTTGAATTTGAACAGAACCTGAAAGTCCTGACAGGAATCTCAGAAGATATAGAGCCTCTGATGTCTGAAGCTGAGGCCAAAGAAGCATTGGCAGTACAGCCTTTTGGAGAAGAAGAAGAGCTAAAAAGTAAGGCGTTGGAGAATAATGCAGATTATCGGTACAACTTAAAACTAATCGATAACAGCAAGCTGTATGCCCAATGGCAAAAGTCATTAAATATTCCTGATCTGAATCTAGGAGCAGCATGGGACCAGGCAGGAGGAACCTTTCACAATGAAGCAAACCTGACCTTGGGAATCCCTTTGCCTCTATGGAAGGCTAATCAGGGAAATGTAGAAAAAGCTAACTATGCGATTCAGCAGAATCAAAAAAATGCAGACTTTCAAAAACTAACCCTTGAAACCAAGGTGCAATCTGCATACAAAACATGGAAGGCACAATACAATCAGTTATTGGATATTAAAACTACGGATTTGCAAAATATGGATCTGGTATATAACGGCATGGTGACCAATTTCAGAAAAGGAAATGTAAACCTTATCGAATTTACAGATTTTATGGACAGCTACCGGGAAACAGCACTTCAGATCTATGATATGAAAAATGAGATCATGCAGTCTGCAGAACAACTTAATCAACTAGTACAAACGAAAATCTTCTATTAA
- a CDS encoding ATP-binding protein, producing the protein MSLKRKIALTISIAFSLLFGMVMAVIYLSFNDFRRDEFKERFRQRLEFTTHFISKSKDFEEEAPIFFNENSDNILLNETILIFNEQKELIYSTIKDRNVTWDSAMLRELDKKKIIYTEKTVPEIYAALRNINGENYYILTSAFDTNGKSKLSYLKYLLITAYVMSTLLIGFFSYYFVEKFLRPLEDLNKEISEVTAHKLTTQIPVQHSNDEISVLAKSFNTMIGRLDDVFQSQKDFTASASHEIRTPITRMAFQLENLIKFEEHSPETLSSLQQIQRDVYQLSDLTNSLLLLTKFDKENIQSIYEEVRVDEAIFEAFDAVEKSYPNLKLDFLITEDTSENAFLTIRGIPSLLVIVFINLFKNAAVYSDNTEVKVLITETNDNLNVEVISHGDTISEEEQAKLFEAFTRGNNAQNISGSGLGLRIVKRILEYHDAEIIYSSPAEFMNKFTIFFKK; encoded by the coding sequence ATGTCTTTAAAAAGAAAGATAGCATTAACGATCAGTATCGCCTTTTCATTACTTTTTGGAATGGTGATGGCTGTCATTTATTTATCTTTCAATGATTTTAGAAGAGACGAATTTAAGGAAAGATTCAGGCAGCGATTGGAGTTTACAACTCATTTCATTTCAAAGTCAAAAGATTTTGAAGAGGAGGCCCCTATATTTTTCAATGAAAACTCGGATAATATTCTTTTGAATGAAACGATTTTAATTTTCAACGAGCAGAAAGAACTTATTTATAGTACCATAAAGGATCGTAATGTGACCTGGGACAGTGCCATGCTGCGGGAACTTGATAAAAAGAAGATCATTTACACCGAAAAAACGGTTCCGGAAATTTATGCTGCACTCAGGAATATTAATGGAGAAAACTATTATATCCTAACGAGTGCCTTTGATACCAACGGAAAATCAAAATTAAGCTATCTTAAATACCTATTGATTACGGCGTATGTAATGAGTACTCTTCTTATTGGCTTTTTCAGTTATTATTTTGTTGAGAAATTTCTTCGTCCTTTGGAGGATTTGAACAAGGAGATTTCAGAGGTTACTGCTCATAAACTGACAACTCAGATTCCTGTTCAGCATTCTAATGATGAAATAAGTGTTCTTGCGAAATCTTTCAATACTATGATTGGAAGGCTGGATGATGTCTTTCAATCCCAAAAAGATTTTACGGCCAGTGCATCACACGAAATCAGAACACCTATCACAAGAATGGCCTTTCAGTTGGAAAATCTGATTAAGTTCGAGGAACATTCCCCAGAAACTCTTTCTTCTCTGCAACAGATCCAAAGAGATGTTTATCAGTTGTCCGACTTAACGAATTCACTATTGCTGCTTACAAAATTTGATAAAGAAAATATTCAGAGTATTTATGAAGAAGTAAGGGTTGATGAAGCCATTTTTGAAGCCTTTGATGCGGTGGAAAAAAGCTATCCTAACCTTAAACTGGATTTTCTTATTACAGAAGATACTTCAGAAAATGCCTTTCTGACAATAAGAGGAATCCCATCATTGCTGGTGATTGTTTTTATCAATTTATTCAAAAATGCAGCAGTGTATTCTGATAACACAGAAGTAAAGGTCTTGATAACGGAGACCAATGATAACCTGAATGTAGAGGTTATTTCTCATGGTGATACGATTTCTGAGGAAGAACAGGCTAAACTGTTTGAAGCCTTTACCCGGGGAAATAATGCACAGAATATTTCCGGATCTGGGTTAGGACTTAGAATTGTGAAAAGAATTCTGGAGTATCATGATGCTGAAATCATATATTCTTCCCCGGCTGAGTTCATGAATAAGTTTACTATATTTTTCAAAAAGTAA
- a CDS encoding response regulator transcription factor, which translates to MNILLLEDDLILSAELCRFLESNNFVCDKIYDGETFLRQIKSNTYDLYLLDINVPKINGLDVCQTIRSFDKNTPIIIISAYGDLSDKKDAFNRLADDYLVKPFQFEELLLRINSLLRRKMPSDTSDQDILRVDDLIINKTEQKVYRGGNEITLTLKEFQLLVYLAEAQGRTVSKQQITEHVWEHNFNTNTNTVEVYINFLRKKIDKDFKIKLIHTRSGFGYYLSPL; encoded by the coding sequence ATGAATATTCTTTTATTAGAAGACGATCTCATTCTTTCTGCAGAACTTTGCAGATTTTTAGAATCCAATAACTTTGTCTGTGATAAGATCTATGACGGAGAAACGTTTCTTCGGCAGATTAAAAGCAATACCTATGACTTGTATCTGCTGGACATCAATGTTCCGAAGATAAACGGGTTGGATGTATGCCAGACGATTCGTTCTTTTGATAAAAATACCCCCATCATTATTATTTCGGCCTACGGAGATCTTTCTGATAAAAAAGATGCCTTCAATAGGCTTGCGGATGATTATCTGGTAAAGCCTTTTCAGTTTGAAGAACTCCTTTTAAGGATCAATTCATTGTTAAGAAGAAAAATGCCGTCAGATACTTCCGATCAGGATATTCTTAGAGTGGATGATCTTATTATCAATAAAACGGAACAGAAAGTCTATCGTGGTGGAAATGAAATCACTCTTACCTTAAAGGAATTTCAGTTGTTGGTTTATCTTGCAGAAGCGCAGGGGAGAACGGTTTCTAAGCAGCAGATCACAGAGCATGTATGGGAGCATAATTTTAATACGAATACCAATACTGTGGAAGTTTACATCAACTTTCTCAGAAAAAAGATTGATAAGGATTTTAAAATAAAATTAATTCATACCCGTTCCGGTTTCGGATATTACCTAAGCCCATTATAG
- a CDS encoding HPF/RaiA family ribosome-associated protein: MKISVQSIGLTPHEPLESHIDKKVSKLDTFYDKIHECKVFLKVENNADKANKTAEIILAVPGDDIVVKKTSASFEESLDLCVDTAKKLLIKKKEMA, from the coding sequence ATGAAGATTTCAGTTCAATCAATTGGTTTAACTCCACACGAACCATTAGAATCACACATCGACAAAAAAGTAAGCAAACTAGACACCTTTTATGATAAAATTCATGAGTGTAAAGTTTTCTTGAAGGTAGAAAATAACGCTGATAAAGCGAATAAAACAGCTGAGATTATTTTGGCGGTTCCGGGAGACGATATTGTAGTAAAGAAGACATCTGCAAGTTTTGAAGAAAGTTTAGATCTTTGTGTTGATACTGCTAAAAAGCTACTAATCAAGAAAAAAGAAATGGCTTAG
- a CDS encoding tyrosine-type recombinase/integrase encodes MLDKFIDYLQFEKRYSPHTITSYKKDLADFSHFYLRTESSDDIKQADKKIIRNFIVELSENNISKRSINRKLSSLRSFYLFLLKIGEIKVSPTEGITSLKFYAEKQIPMSKEEMTDLNDRIFEEVQDVLEKCIMEVLYQTGMRKAELCGLVFEHVDLNENEVRIIGKGNKERVVPISNELSELLTSYLEIRKPQTEYTSYFFVNKKGKKLNEKFVYVVVNKYLSLVTTKEKKSPHILRHSFATHVLDNGAEISKVKKILGHSSLASTQVYTNANIEQLKKVFNQAHPRASKKEEL; translated from the coding sequence ATGTTGGATAAATTTATAGACTACTTACAATTCGAAAAGAGGTATTCTCCTCATACCATTACAAGCTATAAAAAAGATCTTGCCGACTTTTCTCATTTCTATCTCCGAACAGAATCCTCTGATGATATTAAGCAGGCGGATAAAAAAATAATCAGAAACTTTATTGTTGAATTAAGCGAAAACAATATTTCCAAAAGAAGTATCAATAGAAAACTGTCCTCTCTTCGAAGTTTTTATCTTTTCCTTTTAAAGATAGGGGAAATTAAGGTTTCTCCTACAGAGGGTATCACTTCCCTAAAATTTTATGCAGAGAAGCAGATTCCTATGTCTAAGGAGGAAATGACGGATCTGAATGACCGGATCTTCGAGGAGGTACAGGATGTGCTTGAAAAATGTATTATGGAGGTGCTTTATCAGACTGGTATGAGAAAAGCGGAACTTTGTGGCCTGGTATTTGAACATGTTGATTTAAATGAAAATGAAGTAAGAATCATTGGAAAAGGAAATAAAGAAAGGGTAGTTCCCATTTCCAATGAGCTGTCTGAACTTCTTACCAGTTATCTGGAAATTAGAAAACCACAGACAGAATATACATCATATTTTTTTGTAAATAAGAAAGGGAAAAAACTCAATGAAAAATTTGTTTATGTGGTAGTTAATAAGTACCTTAGTCTTGTAACAACGAAAGAAAAAAAAAGTCCTCACATCCTTCGTCATAGCTTTGCTACTCACGTTTTGGATAATGGGGCGGAGATCTCCAAAGTAAAAAAAATATTAGGGCATTCCAGTCTTGCCAGTACTCAAGTCTATACGAATGCTAATATTGAACAATTGAAAAAAGTGTTTAATCAGGCTCACCCTCGAGCATCAAAAAAAGAAGAATTATGA
- the rpsU gene encoding 30S ribosomal protein S21, with protein MLIIPVKDGESIDRALKKYKRKFDKTGTVRQLRSRQAFIKPSVTLRQSKLKAAYKQRALSKEEQA; from the coding sequence ATGTTAATAATTCCAGTAAAAGATGGTGAATCCATCGACAGAGCTTTAAAAAAATACAAGAGAAAATTTGATAAAACAGGTACAGTTCGTCAATTAAGATCTAGACAAGCGTTTATCAAGCCTTCTGTAACTTTGAGACAATCTAAGTTAAAAGCTGCTTACAAGCAAAGAGCACTTAGCAAGGAAGAGCAGGCTTAA